Proteins from a single region of Bacteroidota bacterium:
- the sucC gene encoding ADP-forming succinate--CoA ligase subunit beta produces MKLHEYQAKELLQKYGVAIQGGVPIKSMEHFDTAVDTLKANGVSQIVVKSQIHAGGRGKGTVYHKHNRDEVAVQGGVKFFGDNFEKAKDYAGKVLGNVLVTHQTGAEGKEVQTLFIAEGLDYKKELYLGILLDRTNSKNVIMASTEGGVEIETVAEETPEKIIKIWVDPGTGLEDFQARELAFGLGLEGAAYKDFLKFIKNLYKAYEGMDASMIEVNPMIITNDDKIMALDAKVTLDDNATFRHKDFEELRDLNEEDPLEVEASNFNLNYIKLDGNVGCMVNGAGLAMGTMDLIKLAGGSPANFLDVGGTASPTTVENGFRIILSDPNVKAILINVFGGIVRCDRVANGVIQAAKNIDIKVPVVVRLQGTNAKEAKEILENSGLNLIPANTLTEAAEKVNMALKMAEEDKEVEKEVAEFADESGAVDSEVIEVVETIEVIDIPVENNTEENNSEENPTPENLN; encoded by the coding sequence ATGAAATTACACGAGTATCAGGCAAAAGAATTACTTCAGAAATACGGAGTTGCAATTCAGGGCGGAGTGCCTATCAAATCAATGGAACACTTCGATACTGCAGTCGACACACTTAAAGCAAACGGCGTAAGCCAGATTGTTGTGAAGTCACAGATTCATGCAGGCGGAAGAGGCAAAGGCACAGTGTATCACAAACATAACAGAGATGAAGTTGCAGTACAGGGCGGAGTAAAATTCTTCGGCGATAATTTTGAAAAAGCAAAAGACTACGCAGGAAAAGTTTTAGGCAACGTGCTTGTAACACATCAGACAGGAGCAGAAGGAAAAGAAGTACAGACTCTTTTCATTGCTGAAGGTCTTGATTACAAAAAAGAATTGTACCTTGGTATTTTGCTTGATAGAACGAATTCAAAAAATGTCATAATGGCATCTACAGAAGGCGGCGTGGAAATTGAAACAGTTGCAGAAGAAACTCCTGAAAAAATTATAAAGATCTGGGTTGATCCGGGTACAGGACTTGAGGACTTCCAGGCAAGAGAGCTAGCATTCGGTCTTGGTCTTGAAGGTGCTGCTTACAAAGATTTCTTAAAGTTCATTAAAAATCTTTATAAAGCTTACGAAGGAATGGATGCTTCCATGATCGAAGTTAATCCTATGATTATCACAAATGATGACAAAATAATGGCGCTTGATGCAAAAGTTACATTGGATGACAATGCAACATTCAGACATAAAGATTTCGAAGAGTTAAGAGATTTAAACGAAGAAGATCCGCTTGAAGTTGAAGCATCTAACTTCAATTTGAATTATATAAAACTTGACGGTAACGTTGGTTGTATGGTTAACGGCGCAGGACTTGCCATGGGTACCATGGATTTAATCAAGCTTGCCGGCGGTTCACCTGCCAACTTCTTAGATGTAGGCGGTACGGCCAGCCCGACAACAGTAGAAAACGGTTTCAGAATTATTTTATCTGACCCGAACGTTAAAGCAATTTTGATTAATGTATTCGGCGGAATTGTAAGATGCGATCGCGTTGCGAACGGAGTAATTCAGGCAGCGAAGAATATCGATATCAAAGTTCCTGTTGTAGTAAGATTACAGGGAACAAATGCAAAAGAAGCTAAAGAAATATTAGAGAACTCAGGATTGAATCTCATTCCTGCAAACACTTTAACAGAAGCTGCTGAAAAAGTTAACATGGCATTGAAGATGGCAGAAGAAGATAAAGAAGTTGAAAAGGAAGTAGCAGAATTCGCAGATGAATCAGGCGCAGTTGATTCAGAAGTAATCGAAGTTGTAGAAACAATCGAAGTAATTGATATACCGGTAGAAAACAACACTGAAGAAAATAATTCTGAAGAGAACCCAACACCTGAAAATCTAAACTAA
- a CDS encoding guanosine monophosphate reductase, with protein sequence MSYKNITETYSLTYDDISLLPDQISAVQHRSNCDTSAEFLGVKLEIPIIGSPMNTVCGGKMAKALADLKCLGVIHRFNTIEEQIAEFEDYDLKDSEFKSAAVGINKKIDIDRLKKLADYGIKIMCVDIANGGSKMIESYLNDIQDIIKKYGLKIIAGNVASYETTKFLIDLKVDAIRVGIGNGAMCSTSIKSGIGIGQVDAIIRALTAKDEMKSDVKIIADGGINTPGAMCKALALGCDAVMFGRVLAGTEEAPGDVLKYNNQLWKKYCGSASFAVKQDKKNYIEGEESLVTYKGSVTKIIRDYQEGLQSSMSYLNSTSITEFQKNSTFVRLTSNSFNERKPQI encoded by the coding sequence ATGTCCTACAAAAATATTACAGAGACATATTCATTAACTTACGATGATATATCGTTACTGCCTGACCAGATCTCGGCAGTGCAGCATCGTTCAAACTGTGATACGAGCGCAGAGTTTCTCGGCGTTAAGCTGGAGATTCCGATTATCGGCTCACCCATGAACACGGTCTGCGGCGGCAAGATGGCTAAGGCATTAGCTGATTTAAAATGCCTTGGAGTTATTCACAGATTCAATACAATCGAAGAGCAGATTGCTGAGTTTGAAGATTATGATTTGAAGGACAGTGAGTTTAAATCAGCGGCAGTCGGCATCAATAAAAAAATTGATATCGACCGTCTGAAAAAACTTGCCGACTACGGAATAAAAATAATGTGTGTAGATATTGCAAACGGCGGCTCGAAGATGATTGAAAGTTATCTGAATGACATTCAGGATATAATAAAGAAGTACGGACTAAAAATCATTGCAGGCAACGTTGCAAGCTATGAGACGACAAAGTTCTTAATTGATTTAAAAGTTGATGCAATCCGTGTCGGTATTGGTAACGGTGCAATGTGTTCCACTTCCATTAAATCAGGTATAGGCATAGGACAGGTTGATGCAATCATCCGCGCTTTAACAGCTAAGGATGAAATGAAGAGCGATGTAAAAATAATCGCTGACGGAGGGATTAATACTCCCGGCGCAATGTGCAAAGCACTTGCATTGGGATGTGATGCAGTTATGTTCGGACGTGTGCTCGCAGGAACGGAAGAAGCTCCTGGCGATGTATTAAAATATAACAATCAGCTCTGGAAAAAATATTGCGGCAGCGCATCATTTGCCGTTAAGCAGGATAAGAAAAATTATATCGAAGGTGAAGAATCGCTGGTAACATATAAAGGAAGCGTAACGAAAATTATCAGAGATTATCAGGAAGGGCTTCAGTCATCGATGAGTTATCTGAATTCAACAAGTATTACAGAGTTCCAGAAGAATTCTACATTTGTAAGGTTAACAAGTAACTCGTTTAACGAAAGAAAACCTCAGATATAA
- the gatB gene encoding Asp-tRNA(Asn)/Glu-tRNA(Gln) amidotransferase subunit GatB, whose amino-acid sequence MSSLENIYDKYEPVIGLEIHAQMKTQTKAFCKCSTNFHNSPNSNVCPICLGMPGTLPVLNKELVDYAIRMGLATNCSIREKSIFARKNYFYPDLTKGYQITQFETPICYDGFINIKLKDKSEKKIGITRIHMEEDAGKSIHDFSDNETLVDFNRCGVPLIEIVSEPDIRSSEEAINYMQKIRQILVYLDICDGNMEEGSLRCDANVSVRLKGAIEFGNRTEIKNLNSFKNVSDAIETEIKRQIEVTEKGEKVFFTTMTYNAKDKTTAATRSKEQAHDYRYFPEPDLVFTVVDKAMKDEIESKLPEFPEAKLKRFVKDYSIPEYDAEILTSGKELSIYFENVIKELKHKDEKGYKQASNWVMNEVLKVLNDKKIGIEKFNIPEINLSKLIDILLDEKINKTVALEIFELMLTKETREEQNPEHLIKELGLEQVSDTSEIDEIIKKILNESPKEVERYKGGEKKLAGLFVGKIMRESKGKANPKIVNELLLKNLEQLN is encoded by the coding sequence TTGAGCAGCTTGGAAAACATCTACGATAAATATGAACCGGTCATCGGGCTTGAAATTCACGCTCAGATGAAAACGCAGACAAAGGCATTTTGTAAATGCTCTACGAATTTTCATAATTCGCCGAACAGCAACGTTTGCCCTATATGTCTCGGTATGCCCGGCACTTTGCCTGTGCTTAATAAAGAGCTTGTTGATTATGCTATACGCATGGGACTTGCAACGAACTGTTCAATAAGAGAGAAGTCTATCTTTGCCCGTAAAAATTATTTTTATCCTGACCTTACAAAAGGATATCAGATAACTCAGTTTGAAACTCCGATTTGTTACGATGGTTTTATTAATATAAAACTGAAAGACAAATCAGAAAAGAAAATAGGCATAACAAGAATTCACATGGAAGAAGATGCCGGAAAATCCATTCACGATTTTTCCGACAATGAAACACTTGTCGATTTCAACCGCTGTGGAGTACCGCTTATTGAAATTGTAAGCGAGCCTGATATCCGCTCTTCTGAAGAAGCAATTAATTATATGCAGAAGATAAGACAGATTTTGGTTTATTTAGATATCTGCGATGGAAATATGGAAGAAGGAAGTTTAAGATGTGATGCGAACGTATCTGTTAGATTAAAAGGAGCAATTGAGTTCGGCAACAGAACGGAAATAAAAAATCTTAATTCTTTTAAGAATGTTTCAGATGCAATTGAAACAGAAATAAAGAGACAAATAGAAGTTACTGAAAAAGGCGAGAAAGTTTTTTTCACTACAATGACTTACAATGCTAAGGATAAGACTACAGCTGCCACTCGCTCGAAGGAACAGGCACATGATTATAGATATTTTCCTGAGCCGGATCTGGTATTTACAGTTGTAGATAAGGCAATGAAGGATGAAATTGAATCGAAACTGCCGGAGTTCCCTGAAGCAAAATTAAAAAGATTTGTAAAAGATTATTCTATTCCTGAATATGACGCTGAAATATTGACATCAGGCAAGGAACTTTCAATTTATTTTGAAAATGTTATCAAAGAGTTAAAGCATAAAGACGAAAAAGGTTACAAGCAGGCAAGCAACTGGGTGATGAATGAAGTGCTGAAGGTTTTGAACGATAAAAAAATCGGAATAGAAAAATTTAACATACCTGAGATAAATCTATCAAAGCTGATCGATATTCTGCTCGATGAAAAAATAAACAAGACTGTTGCGCTGGAAATATTTGAATTGATGCTGACAAAGGAAACACGAGAAGAACAAAATCCTGAACACTTAATAAAAGAACTGGGACTTGAACAGGTCAGCGATACAAGCGAGATAGACGAGATAATAAAGAAGATTTTGAATGAGAGTCCGAAGGAAGTTGAAAGATATAAAGGCGGTGAGAAAAAACTTGCTGGATTATTTGTAGGAAAAATTATGAGAGAGAGCAAAGGTAAGGCAAACCCTAAAATTGTAAATGAGTTACTTTTAAAAAACTTAGAACAATTAAATTGA
- a CDS encoding deoxyribodipyrimidine photo-lyase, with the protein MLKVFWFRKDLRLKDNAALKAFVENIEDTDEILFLYIKNKNKFEYYGEKRINFLFECLAELKNDLKEIGFNLLITEGKSPDVFKRLKKEADDIEVYANEQVEPYCIERDKKVKEIIPSFNLFKDNTIFPLGEIKNGEGNFYSVYTPFKNKFLSELKKEYTAKQICNLDKLKDAKKFKSKSLKELDLQAKESGKIKGGRTEALKHLKSFYHDKLVRYKEQRDFPDVVGTSLMSPHIHFGTIGIRELFRLAFNKIDKEVKNVDEKTNVDTWINELIWREFYYNITFHNPQIVTESFRSEYDNLKWSYDEKLFKFWCEGKTGYPIVDAGMRQLNETGWMHNRVRMITAMFFTKDLFIDWRLGEKYFAEKLIDLDFSSNNGGWQWSSSTGCDAQPYFRIFNPVLQSKKFDTEGNYIKKYVPELKDVDAKYIHDPWEHKEILKENNGIELGSHYPLPIVDHFEIKDRVISEFKRIQNLKSNHK; encoded by the coding sequence ATGCTGAAAGTCTTTTGGTTCAGGAAGGATTTACGATTAAAAGATAATGCAGCATTAAAAGCGTTCGTTGAAAATATAGAAGATACAGATGAAATTTTATTTTTGTACATCAAGAATAAAAATAAATTTGAGTATTACGGAGAGAAAAGAATAAATTTTTTATTCGAATGTCTTGCTGAGCTTAAGAACGATTTAAAAGAAATTGGATTTAATTTATTAATAACTGAAGGAAAGAGTCCTGATGTTTTTAAGAGACTAAAAAAAGAAGCGGATGATATTGAAGTTTATGCGAATGAACAAGTTGAGCCGTATTGTATAGAGAGAGATAAGAAGGTAAAAGAGATAATCCCCTCTTTTAATTTATTCAAAGATAATACAATTTTTCCTTTGGGAGAAATAAAGAACGGTGAAGGAAATTTTTATTCAGTTTACACTCCGTTCAAAAATAAATTTCTTTCAGAGTTAAAGAAGGAATACACAGCTAAGCAGATTTGCAATCTTGATAAGCTGAAAGATGCAAAGAAGTTTAAGAGCAAGAGTTTAAAAGAATTAGATTTACAAGCAAAAGAGTCAGGTAAAATCAAAGGAGGAAGAACAGAGGCTTTAAAGCATCTTAAATCTTTCTACCATGATAAGCTGGTTCGATACAAAGAACAAAGAGATTTTCCGGATGTTGTCGGCACAAGTTTGATGTCACCGCATATTCACTTCGGCACGATAGGAATAAGAGAGCTGTTCAGATTAGCTTTCAATAAGATTGATAAAGAAGTAAAGAATGTTGATGAGAAGACAAATGTTGATACATGGATAAACGAATTGATATGGAGAGAGTTTTATTACAATATAACGTTTCATAATCCCCAGATTGTTACGGAGTCGTTCAGATCTGAATACGACAATCTGAAATGGAGTTACGATGAGAAGCTCTTTAAATTTTGGTGTGAAGGAAAAACGGGTTATCCGATAGTTGATGCCGGAATGCGGCAGCTGAATGAAACAGGCTGGATGCATAACAGAGTGAGAATGATAACGGCAATGTTTTTTACAAAGGATTTATTTATTGACTGGAGACTCGGCGAGAAATATTTTGCTGAGAAGTTAATCGATTTGGATTTTTCCAGCAATAACGGAGGATGGCAATGGAGCTCATCAACCGGATGCGATGCTCAGCCCTACTTCAGGATTTTTAATCCTGTTCTGCAAAGCAAGAAGTTTGATACAGAAGGAAATTATATAAAGAAATATGTTCCTGAATTAAAAGATGTTGATGCAAAATATATTCATGACCCCTGGGAACATAAAGAAATTTTAAAAGAGAATAACGGAATTGAATTAGGCAGTCACTATCCCCTGCCAATAGTAGATCATTTTGAAATAAAAGACAGAGTGATTTCAGAGTTTAAAAGAATACAGAATTTAAAATCGAACCATAAATAA